The genomic region atttGGAATTTGATTGAATAATGCATACACGTAATATAAttatcttatttattattaacagataccaaattttcttggatgtttACTTTCAATGCTGCAACTTTGTCTATTCGTTGTATACCCACCTAAAACCTATTCTGGCCAAGGCTATCGCTTGGTTGACCAAGCTCCtatattttgaaagcaaaaatatagttggcatctaaaatatattaatcgTCGTTGTAACGatgaaacaaataattttatgtttgaaaacATAATGactgtattaaatatttttaaaagtaaaacaataaatttatatatttaattaaatacgaaatatatattaaaatgttgcatttacttaaaaatttaaaaataattgctcATATTTAGATAGTGCATGCTATGGTATATTGTTTAATGAAATTCCAGTTTATACGGTTTGATTATTTGTAAagcaataatatacatacatatatttcgcgTGTGCTTTAATAAACTAATTATGCTAATAACCATAAGGAGTTTTTACTTACATCTGTCTTATTGTATATATTCGAGACCATTGTTTGTTATAAGTACGTAACTGAAACTATTGAAACTATGTGTGTGCTCTTCAGAACTAGCGGTGCTGAAGACTATTGTTAAAAACAGTTAAAATCCAAATTCACACGACAATAAATCTTATCTAAGAAATCGTTATCGATTTCATACTACatggaattttttattattcaataacATATTAATATACAAACCACAAATAAACAGTATAGTCCTCTTGTTACCTGTATGAATGACCACCCCACTAATTTGATGTATTTCATCATTTAATTATATTGAGCCTTTCTAATATAGAGGTACTTCAATAGATACCATCTAAAATATAGTGAATATGCTATAATAACATTTAACATTACCTAACTACATGATGACTGAGCATTCATTTTAAGTGATTAATGAAATAAACCATATACCCCCTCGAATTGTAAAACGAAATTGTTATCGGAAATATGATTATTATTGaggtttttatatatttgctgaTCTAAGTAATCTTTTGATAACTATTGGCCCCAACGAAAGgaatgtttatatttaaaagtataaaGCTCTAGGATTTCTAAAAAATAGATATCAGAAGCACTTATTCAGGCCCAAGCACATCATTGAAAAAATACTAAACTCTTCATTATACCACTTCTACACTTcgtatttgtattatttaaacatttaataataacgaaaaatatttagattagTTTAGATTGGACTGATAAACGTGGAATGCACCatgaccttaggtctattgtgcccactcctaaatcacaaagactcacctacccccagcatattgataaagtccgATAGACTGCGAAAGGTCCGCCGCGCAAGAGCCCCATGATGCGAAATTCCCAATTCGGTCCGGTGTTGGGAAAGCTCCGAATTCACTTCCAGGCTGCAAATTATTCAATGGAAAGTGGCAGATCTTAGTTTCCTCACGCAAGCGTCTTTTGACAACCCACAAGAGTGATGCCAAGTAGCACCACCCATGGCGGTTGGGAGATGCCAAGAATACCTTGTAGCTTAAGCCCCTGCACCACCTCCATTCGCATAGGAACGAACAATATTTAGAagactatttttatattttatcttttaattatACAATTTGAATTGCTCGGAAACggaaaacatatatatatgtaatactaCTGATGATACAAATGTCTAGTCTAAAccacattaaataaaaacagaaaatattttaacaaagaaAATGCAACCTGTCCAATATTATggtgaaattgtaaatataccATGATTTATTTCCACCACTTGTTTAATGTGTCATATTAATAACGTCAACATAAAAGAATTCGTCATCTGTTACTATTGTTATTTCTTTGTTCAGGAAAAATAATTGGCACCGCTGAGATAGTTTCGTAAGCAGAATAATGCAAGAAAATTGTCCAGAATTGTACGAAGAGGTAAAACTCTATCGGAATGCACGGGAACGAGAGAAATATGACAATATGGCTGATTTGTACGCAATCATCAATACTCTTCAACAGCTTGAAAAGGCGTACATCCGTGACTGCATCACCCCACAAGAGTATACGGCCGCCTGTTCCAAATATTTAGTGCAGTACAAAGTTGCTTTCAAGCAAGTTCAATGTGATGAATATCCCAGTGTagatacatttgtaaaaaaattccgATTAGACTGCCCTGCAGCTCTGGAACGAATAAGAGAAGATAGACCTATAACAATTAAAGACGATAAAGGAAATACATCCAAATGCATAGCAGAAATAGTTTCATTATTCATAACTATCATGGACAAATTACGACTCAAAATGAATACGATGGATGCTCTGCAGCCGGACGTAAAAGACTTGGCTGATAATATGAACCGACTTTCATTGATTCCGAAAGATTTTGATGCCAAACAAAAAGTTGAAACTTGGCTTAGCACTTTAAATGACATGCAGGCCTCTGATGAATTGTCAGAATCACAGGTTCGTCAATTTCTATTTGATTTGGAATCGGCTTATGCTGATTTTACTAAACTATTGCATAGTCAATAGCTACTCCGTATTTCAACAAAGTACTTGCAAAAACTACGCAGGAACGAAATTATATTTGCAAAAGTTAATCTCATAgccgttataaaaataaatcttattttgtgagcaaattattcaaaactaGTTTGCTTACATATTCATTAAACAGCATTTTAacggaatttaaaaataaatattgtacacATATGGTAATAAAAGTATagataaaaatcataaaatttcatAGTTTTTTGAAGTCTTGTGtgttaaattttagaatagcatccccgatTTCGGTGTTAAAATGGGTATGAACGGATAGAAGAGGTTCCCCtgatcaagaaaaaaaatatatatagttgccgctgacttatggtttttaagacatttgcatttaaagttagaaaaattaaactatttaaaatgcgtgcttttccgatttataatgaattttacactcatgtttttaacttttatattcaCTAACACTTCGCTAATTCAtttctaaccatttattttatattaaatagtgcaaaaaaatattttttttttataaatttgagcaataatattgggtagtagCCGACAACCATCCATTCCACAGCGACCACCACAATAGTTTAGCAGACAGGGTATTTTGTAACTTTACATTTATGGGGGATGTTCAAACTAGCAAATAACTGCCCCGATATTACAACACCGTTGTGTTTCTCAGCTGATATTTATATTGCAACATTCTTGCGTCCAATATAATGCCTTGCCTCGAACACCTCGTACGTACATACATCCAATTAGTGACCGCCACCTCAGGTTTATTCCTAAAAACTTGTATCATGCAAGAATAACATGGTATTGTTGACGTTAAAGAtaaaaac from Bactrocera tryoni isolate S06 chromosome 3, CSIRO_BtryS06_freeze2, whole genome shotgun sequence harbors:
- the LOC120772674 gene encoding vacuolar protein sorting-associated protein 28 homolog, with the protein product MQENCPELYEEVKLYRNAREREKYDNMADLYAIINTLQQLEKAYIRDCITPQEYTAACSKYLVQYKVAFKQVQCDEYPSVDTFVKKFRLDCPAALERIREDRPITIKDDKGNTSKCIAEIVSLFITIMDKLRLKMNTMDALQPDVKDLADNMNRLSLIPKDFDAKQKVETWLSTLNDMQASDELSESQVRQFLFDLESAYADFTKLLHSQ